One genomic region from Mycoplasmopsis meleagridis encodes:
- a CDS encoding aromatic motif membrane protein — protein sequence MKFKKILLSTPLISLISLSAFSCANYQNSQELEKYIDHKFDIATNISNNEKIQSDEIKEKLLDLVFKNDEVKKIEFLNSQKQDSIIEEKFKNALKIINPFLKQKENIIKEISKLNDDLKKYLFLQAKFQNEIMETNKLIQEKNNELKLIQGEFEKYAQEISLLISQNWYWFFNNLEKFNFSSYKYISSDLLKKVVDKEGNILADFQNIVTNSYINKVNSLEPAKDFSLTTNYLSSLVYGEESAELGDSAAYYLLVDKIVFRIIINKINSENSSLEIEPLIWYFENLKAPTISLKFISSIYHYAFIHSYSSGYKQFIDDMVVKQRYGEPSAILPIIKEKNEI from the coding sequence ATGAAATTTAAAAAAATTTTATTATCGACTCCTCTTATTTCTTTAATTTCTTTGAGCGCTTTTTCCTGTGCTAATTATCAAAATTCACAAGAATTAGAAAAATATATTGATCATAAATTTGATATTGCGACCAATATTTCAAATAATGAAAAAATTCAAAGCGATGAAATAAAAGAAAAATTATTAGATTTAGTTTTTAAAAATGATGAAGTAAAAAAAATTGAATTTTTAAATTCACAAAAGCAAGATTCAATAATTGAAGAGAAATTTAAAAATGCATTAAAAATTATTAATCCTTTCTTAAAACAAAAGGAAAATATTATTAAAGAAATTAGCAAACTTAATGATGATTTAAAAAAATATTTGTTTTTGCAAGCAAAATTTCAAAATGAAATTATGGAAACAAATAAATTAATTCAAGAAAAAAATAACGAATTAAAACTTATTCAAGGCGAATTTGAAAAATATGCGCAAGAAATTAGTTTATTAATTAGTCAAAATTGGTATTGATTTTTTAACAATTTGGAAAAATTTAATTTTAGTTCTTATAAATATATTAGTAGCGATTTATTAAAGAAAGTTGTTGATAAAGAAGGAAATATTTTAGCTGATTTTCAAAACATAGTTACTAATAGTTATATAAACAAAGTTAATTCTTTAGAACCAGCAAAAGATTTTTCTTTAACTACTAATTATCTTAGTTCGTTAGTTTATGGAGAAGAATCAGCGGAATTAGGAGATTCTGCAGCATATTATTTGTTAGTAGATAAAATTGTTTTTAGAATTATTATCAATAAAATTAATTCAGAAAATTCATCTCTAGAAATAGAGCCTCTAATTTGATACTTTGAAAATTTAAAAGCTCCTACTATTTCTTTAAAATTTATTTCTTCAATTTATCATTATGCTTTTATACATTCTTATAGTTCTGGTTATAAACAATTTATTGATGATATGGTTGTCAAGCAAAGATATGGGGAACCTAGTGCAATTTTGCCAATAATTAAGGAAAAGAATGAAATTTAA
- a CDS encoding ABC transporter ATP-binding protein, giving the protein MNKKTKNKVHKQTSTIAILKKFYKFIEPKDKKMLIVGIIIAFFSSLVNIISTLLTGKIVSEVLQPAVSKNEIVNWNNFAIYAASMLILFILYSLFEYIQRKIFIKISYHSAKKMRQEAMNKLLYMPVGFYYSEKTGDLISTLVNDINNVTNAITRLLGQFFSNFFSIFLTIIALCYISSTLTIIIVILTVLLMSVTFLMSKKARPALIKTQNAFGELNGYLEEMLNNTKITQTLDAQEKAQVKFDEITQKIYKNASVGDFYQKIFDPWYIFSSNLIIIVAILLSLIFKINNISVYGIGYSAPDAGFVIALVSLVYNFTGTFQVMFTMLLNLQLGFASATRAFRIVDLNPPLELKNPTKIENVKGLIEFNNVWFKYLDKSPKYQLKNASFTAKPGQTIAIVGPTGAGKTTIINLLSKFYEYNDGSITIDGVELKEIDKHNLRDIMAVVLQDSFMFNDTIKNNLKIAKPDASDEEIEEILKVTSADSFVSRLKNGYDTIVENSGLSLSQGEKQLLAIARALLGNKKILILDEATSNVDSNTEKIIQNTLQEKIMKNKTSIVIAHRLSTIKNADLILVVDNGWIIEKGNHKELMELKGYYWNLYQSQFNE; this is encoded by the coding sequence ATGAATAAAAAAACAAAAAATAAAGTTCATAAGCAAACCTCAACAATTGCTATTCTCAAAAAATTTTATAAATTTATTGAACCTAAAGATAAAAAGATGCTTATTGTTGGAATTATTATTGCCTTTTTTAGTTCGCTTGTTAATATAATTTCTACTTTATTGACTGGAAAAATAGTATCTGAAGTTTTACAGCCTGCTGTTAGTAAAAATGAAATAGTTAATTGAAATAATTTTGCTATTTATGCAGCAAGTATGTTAATTCTTTTTATTCTTTATTCACTTTTTGAATATATTCAAAGAAAAATATTTATCAAAATTTCCTATCATTCGGCCAAAAAGATGCGTCAAGAAGCAATGAATAAGTTGCTTTATATGCCAGTTGGTTTCTATTATAGTGAAAAAACTGGAGATTTAATTTCTACACTTGTTAATGATATTAATAATGTGACTAATGCAATAACTAGATTATTAGGACAATTTTTTTCAAATTTCTTTTCAATTTTTTTAACTATTATTGCACTTTGTTATATTAGTTCAACTTTAACAATCATTATTGTTATTCTTACAGTTTTACTTATGTCAGTGACTTTTCTAATGTCTAAAAAAGCTCGTCCTGCTTTAATCAAAACACAAAATGCTTTTGGAGAATTAAATGGTTATTTAGAAGAAATGCTTAATAACACTAAAATTACCCAAACTTTAGATGCGCAAGAAAAAGCACAAGTTAAGTTTGATGAAATTACACAAAAAATTTATAAAAATGCTTCAGTAGGAGATTTTTATCAAAAGATTTTTGACCCTTGATATATTTTTTCATCGAATTTGATTATAATCGTAGCTATTCTTTTATCCTTGATATTTAAAATTAACAACATATCTGTATATGGCATAGGTTATAGTGCTCCTGATGCTGGATTTGTTATTGCTTTAGTTAGTTTAGTTTATAACTTTACCGGAACTTTTCAAGTTATGTTTACAATGCTTTTAAACTTGCAATTAGGTTTTGCTTCAGCAACAAGAGCATTTAGAATTGTCGATTTAAATCCTCCACTAGAGTTAAAAAATCCTACTAAAATTGAAAATGTAAAAGGCTTAATTGAATTTAATAATGTTTGATTTAAATACTTAGATAAATCACCTAAATACCAATTAAAAAATGCTTCTTTTACTGCTAAACCAGGTCAAACTATTGCAATAGTTGGTCCTACTGGAGCAGGCAAAACTACCATTATTAATTTATTAAGTAAATTTTACGAATATAATGATGGTTCAATTACTATCGACGGTGTAGAATTAAAAGAAATCGATAAACACAATCTAAGAGATATAATGGCTGTAGTTTTACAAGATTCTTTTATGTTTAATGATACTATCAAAAATAACTTGAAAATAGCTAAACCAGATGCTAGTGATGAAGAAATTGAAGAAATTCTCAAAGTAACTTCGGCCGATAGTTTTGTAAGTAGATTGAAAAATGGTTATGACACAATAGTAGAAAATAGCGGTTTAAGTCTTTCACAAGGTGAAAAACAACTTTTAGCTATAGCTAGGGCTTTGTTAGGTAATAAAAAAATTTTAATTCTCGATGAAGCAACAAGCAATGTCGATTCTAACACTGAAAAAATTATTCAAAATACTCTTCAAGAAAAGATTATGAAAAATAAAACTTCAATTGTTATAGCACATAGATTAAGCACTATCAAAAATGCTGATTTAATTTTAGTTGTTGATAATGGTTGAATTATTGAAAAGGGCAATCATAAGGAATTAATGGAATTAAAAGGTTATTATTGAAATCTTTACCAATCACAATTTAATGAATAA
- a CDS encoding ABC transporter ATP-binding protein — MFILGAFFILLNVFLNLFFPNLISQFITLIFNDDHTKEITIVIFKGKLSFGPLAYNDAFNYLVISVICLIFINIIFTFCAMLVIIYASEQSSKFFRIKLFAKVQKLSLRNIADLKSESIITRLSNDIATFWEFLVNGSTILIRGIFLAIGSCVLAFLVDPTMAIGVVIVVPIMAILIAFIGYLTSPLIKKTQKNIENLTKDIDENINGIRVIKTYNLENKRKLSFENHNMAWYKISFKTELIFATIQPIFFTLINILIVVMYSLGTNTINSNIENNFSIVTNSVTLVNLNIMIDYLYNVSFGIMMMVMFIFSFFRAKISGARINEVFTYKVDNVIRKEGEILENNFDISFTNFNFKYYKTAEKDTLHDINFTLPYKQTLGIIGPTGSGKSTLVNLLMNNYVYEEGSITIGNKELMSLKTKNIHDNLSIVYQEALLYSGTIRSNLLWAKEDASEEEIKEALINSCAYEFINKFEDGLDHPIVQGGKNLSGGQKQRLSIARALLRKPKVLILDDSTSALDNITTKKVIENIKNNYNCSTILISQKIAPIRESDLILVMEEGKIIAKGKHDELINSCDLYSSIYKNQLDQ; from the coding sequence ATGTTTATCTTAGGCGCTTTTTTTATCTTATTGAATGTGTTTTTAAATTTATTTTTCCCTAATTTAATATCACAATTTATTACTTTAATTTTTAACGATGATCACACTAAGGAAATTACTATTGTAATATTTAAAGGTAAATTAAGTTTCGGGCCTTTAGCATATAACGATGCTTTCAATTATTTAGTTATTTCTGTTATTTGTTTGATCTTCATTAATATTATTTTTACTTTTTGTGCGATGCTTGTAATAATTTATGCTTCTGAACAAAGTAGTAAATTTTTTAGAATCAAATTATTTGCAAAAGTTCAAAAATTATCATTACGGAATATTGCTGATTTAAAAAGTGAATCAATTATTACTCGTTTGTCAAATGATATAGCTACTTTTTGAGAATTTCTAGTCAATGGTTCAACAATTTTAATAAGAGGGATATTTTTAGCTATAGGAAGTTGCGTTTTAGCATTTTTAGTTGATCCAACTATGGCTATAGGAGTAGTAATTGTAGTTCCTATTATGGCAATTTTAATTGCTTTTATAGGTTATTTAACTTCTCCTTTGATTAAAAAAACACAAAAAAATATTGAGAATCTAACAAAAGATATCGACGAAAATATCAATGGAATAAGAGTAATTAAAACCTATAATTTAGAAAATAAAAGAAAACTTTCTTTTGAAAATCATAATATGGCTTGATATAAAATTTCTTTTAAAACAGAATTAATTTTTGCAACAATACAGCCTATTTTCTTTACCTTAATTAATATTCTTATCGTAGTTATGTATAGTTTAGGAACAAACACTATTAACAGTAATATTGAAAATAATTTTTCTATTGTTACAAATAGTGTTACTTTAGTTAATTTGAACATAATGATCGATTATCTTTATAATGTTAGTTTTGGCATTATGATGATGGTTATGTTTATATTTTCATTTTTTAGAGCAAAAATTTCAGGAGCTAGAATTAATGAAGTATTTACTTATAAAGTGGATAACGTAATTAGAAAAGAAGGCGAAATATTAGAAAATAATTTTGATATTAGTTTTACTAACTTTAACTTTAAATACTATAAAACAGCTGAAAAAGATACTCTGCATGATATTAATTTCACTCTTCCATATAAACAAACTTTAGGAATTATTGGTCCTACTGGTTCAGGTAAGAGCACATTAGTTAATTTACTGATGAATAATTACGTCTATGAAGAAGGTTCTATTACTATAGGCAATAAAGAATTGATGAGTTTAAAAACTAAAAACATTCATGATAATTTAAGTATTGTTTATCAAGAGGCATTATTATATTCAGGCACAATACGTTCTAATTTATTGTGAGCTAAAGAAGATGCTAGCGAGGAAGAAATTAAAGAAGCTTTAATCAATTCTTGCGCATATGAATTTATCAATAAATTTGAAGATGGCTTAGATCATCCAATTGTACAAGGAGGCAAAAATTTATCTGGTGGGCAAAAACAAAGGCTTTCTATTGCTAGAGCATTATTAAGAAAACCTAAAGTATTAATTCTTGATGACTCTACCTCTGCGCTTGATAATATAACAACTAAGAAAGTAATTGAAAATATTAAAAATAATTACAATTGTTCAACAATTTTAATTTCACAAAAAATAGCCCCAATAAGAGAAAGCGATCTTATTTTGGTTATGGAAGAAGGCAAGATAATTGCTAAAGGAAAGCATGATGAACTTATAAATAGTTGTGATTTATATAGTTCGATTTATAAAAATCAATTGGATCAATAA
- a CDS encoding aromatic motif membrane protein, producing MKFKKLFSISFMFFPIIFASSCTNSYINKLNMDYKELAYKENDFDIFVQQNYINEILNIIFSNDNEAKKLYIESQKQLNNSYLLQVKEALRYANHITYSLNSTRNSFLALYDKAYTVKKAEDILDTFSSKNWLYYLYSFDKLVFIQDQEESGNDINSLAKKEAYDENILLYKNFYQAKNNRIIDYVIQNYSKDEYSEEINFYMLNNDGFIIRIIIEKNKDPDTNKLTTNVRIFGYLNSFPKLIAADEKKAIFDIKKYVQDTKTFANFNEYSTETNKVLFIDKYGGNELVYTLIDVN from the coding sequence ATGAAATTTAAAAAACTATTTTCAATATCTTTTATGTTTTTTCCAATTATTTTTGCATCTTCATGCACTAATAGCTATATAAATAAGTTAAATATGGACTATAAAGAATTAGCTTATAAAGAAAATGATTTTGATATTTTCGTACAACAAAATTATATAAATGAAATTTTGAATATTATTTTTTCTAATGATAATGAAGCTAAAAAACTTTACATAGAAAGTCAAAAACAACTAAATAATAGTTATTTATTGCAAGTTAAAGAAGCATTGCGTTATGCTAATCACATAACTTATTCACTAAATTCCACTAGAAATTCTTTTTTAGCTTTATATGACAAAGCTTATACTGTTAAAAAAGCAGAAGATATCTTAGATACTTTTAGTAGTAAGAATTGATTATATTATCTCTATTCTTTCGATAAATTAGTTTTTATTCAAGATCAAGAAGAAAGTGGAAATGACATAAATTCTTTAGCCAAAAAAGAAGCTTATGATGAAAATATTTTGCTTTATAAAAATTTTTATCAAGCTAAGAATAACAGAATAATTGATTATGTAATTCAAAATTACAGTAAAGATGAATATAGCGAAGAAATTAATTTTTATATGCTCAATAATGATGGTTTTATTATTAGAATAATTATTGAAAAAAATAAAGATCCAGATACAAATAAATTAACTACTAATGTAAGAATATTTGGATATTTAAATTCATTTCCAAAACTAATTGCAGCTGACGAAAAAAAGGCAATTTTTGACATAAAAAAATATGTACAAGATACAAAAACTTTTGCTAATTTCAACGAATATTCTACAGAAACAAACAAAGTACTTTTTATCGATAAATATGGCGGAAACGAATTAGTTTATACGTTAATTGATGTTAATTAA